A window of Streptomyces sp. NBC_01241 genomic DNA:
CACTGGTGCGGGTGATGACCACGGGGGTGCCGACGGACATCGCTTCGAGGACGGAGACGGCGAGGGGTTCCTCGATCGACGGCAGTACGTACACATCGGCCTGCCGGTCCGCGGCCAGAACCTCTTCGTGGCCGAGCGGTCCCCTGTGGTGGAGGGCATCCATCACCCCCAGTTCGCGGGCGAGTTCGAGAGTCGCCAGCAGCGCTCCGGTATCGGGTCCGGCGAGCACGAACCGGGCGTCCGGGTGCTCGGCCAGGACCGTCGGAATCGCGGCGACGAAGTCCTGCGGACGCTTGCGCTCCTGGATCCGGCCCAGGAAGAGGACCGTCGGCGGCCGCCCCGGCGCGCGGGCGGGCTTCGGCTTCTGCGGCCGTACACCGTTGACCAGCCGTACGGTGCGGGTCAACGGCACCGGCGCGGCAACGGCGTTCACATCGAGGCGTTCCATCTCGGTCAGATGCAGCACGGCGTCGGCTTCGCGCAGCACCTTGCGTACGCCCAGCAGATCGGTCAGCTGGGCGACCCGCTTCTCGGTCGGGTCCACCATGCCGTGGGTCTGGACGACCAGGGGCGTGCGGGAGGCCAGCGCGAGCAGCGCGACGGGGAGCGTCACCAGGTCGCGCATCAGATGGACATGGACGAGATCGGCGCCGCGCATCATGCGCCGGGCGGCGAGCAGGAGAGCACCGGAGGTGATTCCGCTGACCTCGAACACGGGAAGCAGATGACGGGCGCGGAAGAGAAGGACCGGGACTCCCTCGACCTCCCGCGGCAACCGCCCCTCGAAGCCGTCGCCCAGTGCCATGATGCGGGCGTCATCGCCGCCGGCCCGCTGGACCTTCGCCAGATTGAGCGCCACCCTTGTCGGACCGCCGAACGCGTGGTCCGGAGTGTGCAGTGTGACGACGTGCAGAATCTTCACCAGAGTTCCCCTCAGTCTCGGCCGGTCTTTTACAGACTAGTCATCCAAACCCCCCAAGTGGGTTGATTCGTTAGAGTGTTCACAGATCCACTGAACGGGGGGGCAGATGACGTCTGTGCACGAGGCGGCGCCGTCCGCCCCCGTACCGGAGCACGGCCCGCAGGACCCGGGCCGGCCGTCGGCGAAGCCCCTGTCGTGGGCCATGCTGTCGCGCGCCTTCGCCGTGCCGCTCATCCTCGGCCTGGTCTGCTTCCTGCCCGCGGTGATCGCCGCGCAGCCAGGCACCGGAGTCCGGGACAGCGCGTACTGGCTGCAGCTCGTGCTGACCTGCTACGCGGGGGCCCGGCTCGCCACGATGATCCTGTCCACCCGGCGCCGCCTGTTGCAGGGCGTCTTCTGGATGTTCGTGTACATCGCGATGGGGGTGGCGCCGTTCGCGCAGGTGGTCATCGGGCAGACCCCCACCCCGATGGTCGGGCCGCGGTCGGATCTGGTGACGGCCATCGCACTGGTCCTGGTGGGGTGTGCGGCGTTCGACCTCGGGGCGCTGCTGGCGTCCCGGCGCCCGCTGCGCCGCCGGGCCACCGCACGCTCCGGGAGCGGTCCGGCTACGGCGCACCGGGGCCGGCTCAGGCTGTTGGTGGTGCTGGCCTTCGCGGCGAGCGGCTATTATATCGTGAAGCTCGGCGGGCCCGCCATCTTCTTCACCAGTCGCCAGGAGATCAGCGCCTCGGTCGCGGCCAGCGGGGTGGTGTCGGACGAGTCCCATGTGGGGTCGGCCTTCCTCAAGGGCTTCGGTACGGTACCCGCGCTGCTCGGGCTGCTCTTCTGGACCCGTCGGCTGGTGACCTCGCGCCG
This region includes:
- a CDS encoding glycosyltransferase — translated: MKILHVVTLHTPDHAFGGPTRVALNLAKVQRAGGDDARIMALGDGFEGRLPREVEGVPVLLFRARHLLPVFEVSGITSGALLLAARRMMRGADLVHVHLMRDLVTLPVALLALASRTPLVVQTHGMVDPTEKRVAQLTDLLGVRKVLREADAVLHLTEMERLDVNAVAAPVPLTRTVRLVNGVRPQKPKPARAPGRPPTVLFLGRIQERKRPQDFVAAIPTVLAEHPDARFVLAGPDTGALLATLELARELGVMDALHHRGPLGHEEVLAADRQADVYVLPSIEEPLAVSVLEAMSVGTPVVITRTSGLADDVARAGAGRVIDSRVGEDGKNALKVAGAILELLEPAANDLAGKAAWDLVNKDFTIEAVTRTLRRTYEDVVRRKAR